The genomic interval CGTGCTCTGGGAATTGGTCCGCTCACAAGACGGCAGGCTGCGGCCCTACGAGATCGAGGAGCGGACAGTGCTGGCGCAGTACAATCTTTCCCGGCTGATCGATCGGCTGGAAAGGGAGGGCCTTGTCCGGCGCGAAGTCTTCGCCGACGATGGCCGCGGCCGCTGGGTCGCAATTACCGATGCCGGCCGAACACTTCGCGCACGGATGTGGGCTGTCTATGCCGCAGCGATCGAGTCCCATGTCGGCAGCAAGCTTACTGAAGGCGAGGCGAAAAACATAACGGCGCTGCTCGCTCGTTTCCTCTGATCAGGCGATCAATGACGCGCCGACCGCTTTCAGCGCCTTCAGTGCATCCTTCGGATCGAGCCGCAGCTGCAGCCCGCGTTGACCGCCATTGATATAGACCAGCGGTTCGCCAAGGGTGGCCTCCTCGATCGCCGTCGGAACGACCTTCTTTTGGCCGAAGGGACTGATGCCGCCGACGTGATAGCCCGTCAGCCGCTCGGCATCGGCCGGCTTCATCATATTGGCTGATTTGCCTCGGAAGGCGCTGGCGAGTTTCTTCATGCTGACTTCACGATCCGACGGCACCACGACGCAGACCGGCTTACCATCCACCTCCGCCATCAGCGTCTTCAGCACCCGATGCGGCGCTTCGCCCAAGGCTTCGGCCGCCTGCAGCCCGACGCGCTCGGCATTCGGGTCGTAATCATAAGCGTGCACTGAAAAGGCGATGCCGGCCTGAGAAAGAACCTGTGTTGCGCGTGTGGTCTTGGACATCTGCCTGTCAGTCGCCGAATGTGCCGGCATAAATCTCCGGCTTGAAGCCGATCAAAAGCTTGCCTTCCGCCTCCAGCACCGGCCGCTTGATCATCGACGGCTGTTCGAGCATCAGCGCAATCGCCTTCTCCCTGCTCAGGCCCTCGCGCTCGGCCTCGGGCAGTTTGCGAAATGTGGTGCCGGCGCGGTTGAGCACCGTGTCGAGGCCGGCGCGGTCGATCCAGGCTTCGAGATGGGCGCGGTCGATACCAAGTGCCTTGTAATCGTGAAACTCATAGGCGACGTCGTGTTCTTCCAGCCAGCTGCGGGCTTTCTTCATCGTGTCGCAATTCTTGATGCCATAGATGGTGACGTCCATGCCCGATCAGTCTCCCTGTGATGGCAGCGGGATAGCATGCGCGAGCGCCGGCGCAAACGCTGCGCGGCATTTATCCCAAGCCGCGCCTGCTCAATTCTCCAGCGTGCCAGCCTTGCGTGCGGCCTTGCTGGGCTTGGCGCAGACGATCTTCATCAGATCGCCGCGCCGGCGCACCAGCCGATCGGAGGTTCGGGTCAGGATCAGCCCATCCTGCGGCGCCTGCAAATCGATGCTGCCATCAGGCTGACCCGGCCGGGTAACGATCGTCGCCAGGAGCGCGCCCGCCGCAACCCTGTCGCCGATCGTGTGATGGAAGAGCACGGCGCCGCCTTCGGGAGCGCGGATGATCTCGACATTGTCGAGCGGCACGGCGGGACCGGCAAACTCAGCCGGTGCAATCTTTTCGTCGCGAACGATGCCGCGGAGGGCAAGGAAACGCCAGAGCCCGTCCGTATCCCGCTTCGCCAGCATCGGATCGACGTCGCGCTGGCCGCGCAGCTCGACGGTGACCGAAAGTCTGCCCGGCAGCCGGGACTGTCGTTCGCCGGGAATTTCATATTTCCATGCAAATCCGACGGCCTCCTCGAAGGCCGAGCTTTCGCCATCCGAAAGCAGCACCGCCTGCATGTCGAGCGCGGCGGCGAGATCGGCCGCCTCCGGCCAGAAAGCCTCATCGAGATAGGCATATTGCAGGGATTCGTCGTCGCAATGCAGATCGAGGACAAGATCGGCGCCGAGCGCCATATGCAAGAGCTGTCGCTTCAGACTGTCGGTAGCCGGATAATCATCGAGGTCTTCGATCAGCGCCGCCCGATCGACAATGGAGACCAGCGGAAAATCCCGGTTGAAGTTGGTGCGGGAGCCGAGGTCGAAACGACCCTGCAATTCGCCGAAATGCGATTGCGCGGCCCCGATCGGGTTGGCCTGCGGCACGATGGTGATGTCGCCTGCGATCGCGCCTTCGCTTTCCGCCTGCCGCAGCCGCTCTGCGAGGAAATGCAGAAGCGCCGTTCCCGGCAACTCGTCGGCATGAAGCCCAGCCTGGACATAGATCTTCGGCGCCTTCGGATCGCGGCCCGCAAACCGCAGCACCGGCAGCCGCCACGCCGTTCCCGGCGTATCGCCTGGGATGATGATCTCCGAAACGTCCATCCTGCCTTGCTCCGCGTTTGCCATCCTGACGGCCCCTTCAGCTTTATGCGCGGAAATCTGGCGAGCGCAAGCCTCACGGACCGCATTCCGGCCTCAACCGTGCAACGGCCATCGTCTGATTCGTCGCGCTTCCAAGGCATCATCGCCTGCCTCTCTGTTGACCAGTCGCCAGGATATTGGGCGAAGGAGAAAGGGCAAGAACAAAAAAAGAACGATGATGCGCAAGAAACGGGTTGAAACAGGGGCTGCCTCGTATGATTCTCTGGGACATCGAAACACGGAGGCGATGTCATGGTCGAGACAAGGCACCACTATCTCATCTTCGAAACCGCCGGCGGTTTCTGCGGTATTGCCTGGAGCCACGCCGGCATTGTCCGTTTCCAGCTGCCGACGAAAACTGCGGAGGCTACCGAGCGGCTGCTTCTGCGCCGTTTGCGCGATGCCGAGCCGGGCGCGCCGACGCCTCAGGTGCTCGAGACCGTCGCGGCGGTGAAACGCTACTTCCAGGGTGAGGAAACGGACTTTTCCGACGTCGAACTCGATCTCGCCGGCCAGGATGCCTTCTTCCGGGGTATTTACGCCGCAGCAAGGCGCGTCGGCTGGGGCCGCACGACAACCTATGGCGCGCTGGCAAAGGAACTCGGCGCCGGGCCGGAAGCGGCCCGCGACGTTGGCCAGGCGATGGCGAAGAACCCGATCGCCCTGATCATCCCCTGCCACCGGGTGCTCGCCGCAGGCGGCAAGATCGGTGGCTTTTCGGCGCCCGGCGGGTCGTCATCGAAAGCCCGCATGCTGGAACTCGAGGGCGTCAACCTCGGCCCGCCACCGCCGGCCCAGCAGTCGCTGGGCTTTTGAGCGGGGACGGTCTCGATGGGAAATGGCCGTTCAATGCGGGCTGGCCGTCGGCCGGATGATGATCTCGCTGACATCGACGTCGTCAGGCTGGCTGATGGCATAAAGGATTGAATTGGCGACGGCTTCGGGGCTGATCGTGATCGCTCTGAATGCTTTCATGGCTTCCCGTGCTGTCGGATCGGTGATCGTGTCGGCCAGTTCCGATGTCGTCGTGCCGGGCGAAATGACAGTCACCCGGATGCGGTCGGTTTCCTGCCGCAGCCCGTCCGAGATTGCGCGGACGGCAAATTTCGTCGCGCAATAGACGGCCGCCGTCGGCGAGACGCTGTGGCCGCCGATCGAAGACAGGTTGATGACCTGACCGGACCCCTGCGCCTTCATGATCGGAAGGGCTGCCGCGATGCCGTAGAGAACACCCTTAATGTTGACGTCGACCATCCGATCCCACTCGTCGACCTTGAGCGCGTCGAGTGGTGAGAGCGGCATCACGCCGGCATTGTTGACGATGACGTCAAGGCGGCCAAATTCGGACTTGGCGAAGCCTGCAAAGGCCTCCATTTCGGAACGGTCGGTTACGTCAAGCTTTCGCATACGCACGCTGCCGCCGTGTGCGGCGATTTCGCCGGAGAGCGTCTCCAGGCGATCGGTGCGCCGCGCGCCGATTACGACATGCGCGCCCGCGGCCGCCAGCACTTTTGCCGCCGCCTCTCCGATGCCGCTGCTGGCCCCGGTGATGGCGATGACTTTCCCTCGGATATCCACCATTTCAAGCTCCTTTGCATGATTGCCTGACGCCGATGCGGCAGGCTGAGATTTGTTGGCTCAGGCCGGAAAATCGGCACTGAGCGTCGTTTCGGCCCAGGCGTCGAAATTGGCGCGCAGCGCATCGAGCCGTTCGCGGGCGATCTTCAGGGCAGGTGCGCCGAGCAGCAGGCGCAGCGGCGGCTCATCCGCCTCGAACGCCGATATGATAGCGGCCGCCGCCCGCACGGGATCTCCCGGCTGCTTGCCGGAGATCGAGCGCGTAGCCTGCCGGCGCTTGCCCGATGTCTCGGCGTAATCTTCGATGACGGTGTTGGATTCGACCATCGACCGGCCCGCCCAATCCGTGCGGAAGGCGCCGGGCTCCAGGATCGTTACGTCGATGCCAAGCGGCTTGACCTCATGGGACAACGATTCCGACAGGGCTTCGACCGCGAATTTGCTGGCGTGGTAATAACCGGTCGCGGCGAATGCCACGAGACCGCCGAGCGAAGAGACGTTGAAGATATGCCCCTTCCGGCGTGAACGCATGCCGGGCAGGACCTCTTTGGTAACGGCGATCAACCCGAAGACATTGGTCTCGAACTGGGCGCGTATTTCCGCATCCTCACCCTCTTCGATCGCCGAGAGATAGCCGTAGCCGGCATTGTTGACGAGGACATCGATGGCGCCGAAATGCGTCTCGGCGTCGTGGACCGCAGCGGCGATGGAGCGGCCATCCGTCACGTCGAGGGTGAGGGCCAGCGCCCGCTCCGCGTGCGCTGCTGTGAGATCGCTAAGCCTATCGGGTCTGCGTGCGGTAATGGCAGCCCGCCAGCCGCGGGCCAGGACGGCTTCGGCGAGTGCCCGGCCGAGGCCGGATGATGCGCCGGTGATGAACCAGATGGGTGTGGTGGAAGACATGGTCGCCATCCTTTCCGGCCGTCGATGCGACCTTCTCTGCGGTTTCACTGCGGACGGATCATTTGCGGCGAAGCACCATGCCGGCATGATGGAGCGTATTGTCGTCGACGAAATCGCCGTCGGCGGTGAAGCCCGTGTCGTCCCAGTATTCGATATGCGTTTCAGTGATTTCGTAGCGTCCGCGATAGGCGCTCTCCCGCTTTCCGCGAGCCTCGTCGTAGCGATTGTCGGGGAGGAGTTCATGGCGCACGCGGCCGTCGTCGGTGACCCACATGCCGACATAGGGATGGTGTTGCATTCTGTTCTCGCTTGTTTGGAGCTGTTGAAGCTTTTGGACGCTCACGGGATCGGCGGCCGACCAGCTCGTCGCCGCGCCAGCCAGGCGATTGCCGTGCAAAATTGCAGAACCGGATATCTGAACCCTTTCTCATCGCGCTGTCCTTGCGTTGACTTCAAAGGAAAGATAGCGGGTCCAGTCCTGATCATTAAGTTGCCAATCCGAGATGCGTTGGTTAGAAATGTTAACCAATAACCGACGATCTCGAAGGTATTTCAGTTTTTCTGGCTGTGGCGGAGGCGCGGAATTTCCGGCTCGCCGGCGAGCGGCTCGGCGTCACCCGCTCCGCCGTCAGCCAGGCCCTGCAGCGTCTGGAGGATCGCCTCGGCGTCGCCTTGATCCAGCGCACGACGCGCAGCGTCAGCCTGACTGAAGCCGGCGAGGCATTCTTCGATGCGGTTCGCCCTTCAATCCGGCAGGTCAAGGATGCGATGCAGATGGTGAGGGAAATGCAGGCACGCCCGAGCGGCCTGCTGCGGCTCACCGTTTCCTCGATCGCCGAGAGCTTTCTGTCCGGCACGCTGCTGGCCGGTTTCATGGAGGCTTGCCCTGACGTCAAACTCGATATCACCATCACCGACGACGAATTCGACATCGTCGAGGCCGGCTTCGATGCCGGCGTAAGGCTGGGCGAGGTGATCGAGCAGGATATGATCGCCATCCCGGTCTCGAAGCCGCAGCGACAGTGCGCCGCCGCATCCCCGGGTTATCTCGCCCGGCGCGGTCGTCCCCGCCACCCGCGCGATCTGCAGAACCATGCTTGCATCGGCTGGCGACCCCGTCCGGATACTGCGCCCTATCGCTGGGAATTCACCGAAAACGGCCGCGACTTCGACGTCGCCGTCGATCCCGCCGTCACCACCAACGACATGGGGATGATGATCCGCATGGCCTGCGCCGGCGCCGGCATCACGTTCGGCATGGTGGAGACCTTTCAGCCCTATATCGAGCGCGGGGACCTCATGCCGCTGCTGGAGGATTTCTGTCCGCCCTTCCCAGGCTTCCATCTCTACTATCCCAGGCGCCAGAGACAGCCGCTGAAGCTGCGCGCGCTGGTCGATCATATCGGCAGGTCCCGCAGGCGGTAATGCGATGTGGCTTGAGCCCGCGGCTGCCACGCCCGGACGGCGATTTCAGGCCTGTCGCACGGTCTCAAAGCCTGCGGCTTGGGCTGCTTTCAGAAATTTGCGGTCAAAGCTGACCAACGCTGCGCAATGGGCCCCTTTGGTAAGGTGCAGCGCGTCGGCAAAATCCATTCCTTTTGCGACGAGATCGAAAGCAACAGCAATGGTTGCAGAATCCTCGATCGTTACCGTCGACAGGCCGCCAAAAGCGCGAAGTGCCTGAGCAACTTCTGAGCTGCTATAGCCATAGACGCTACGCAACACCCATTCGGCTTCCAGCACCACTGTAACGGCGACAAAAATGGCCTGCCCGTCAATGATTTCACGGGCGCGGGCAGATTGTTCCGGATGATCGCCGGTCAGATATCGGACGACAAGATTGGTATCAATTGCGATCATGACGCCGGTGGGCCTCGGCCCAAATGCCCGCTTCCATGTCTTCCAGGGTTTTGGGCTTGCCGCTGAAGGGAAGCATGCCGAAGACATCGCTCGGGTCCGTCGGCGCAAAGGCAGGCGCTTGCTTCAACAGCACTCCTTCCGGGGTTTCCTCAACGATCAGGCGGGTTCCGGCCTCCCACTCCCGCCGCTGGCGCACGGCCTTGGGAAGAATAACCTGGCCCTTAGTGGAGATGGTGGTAATGCTGCTTTCAGCGCGCGCCATCGATCATGGCTCCTTTGGTAAGACAAAAGTAAGATAAACGCGCCAGCCCTTCTGTTCAAGATGATTATCCCGATCCGGAATGCGCTCCGACGCAATCTGGCGCGGCTTGCTTTCAGCTGGACGCTGGCGCATGCGGCGCGTGCGTTCAGCTTGAGCGAAGCGACGCTGAGGCGTAAACTCTCCGCCGAGCATACCGGCTTCAGCGAAATCTTGGGCGACACCCGGATGAACCGCGCCCTGGCTATTATCCAGACGAGGACATTGCCGATGGCCAGGTTGCGCTGGAGGTCGGCTACGACTCGCCGTCGCAGTTTGCAGCCCGCTTCAAGGAACGCTTTGGCGTCAGCGCACGCCATGTGCGCGGCGCCACCGGGCGTTTGAGCGGAGCGGGGCAGAAGTTGAGCAGAGCGGGGCAGATGCGTTTGCGCGCTGACGATAGTTTGCCGGCATCATCAACCGCAGGAAAACAAGCATGCGTTTTATCTCAGCAGCACTTATGACCGCTTCCGTCTTCGGTGCGACGGCCGCACAGGCCGAAATGAAGC from Rhizobium lentis carries:
- a CDS encoding ArsC family reductase, whose protein sequence is MDVTIYGIKNCDTMKKARSWLEEHDVAYEFHDYKALGIDRAHLEAWIDRAGLDTVLNRAGTTFRKLPEAEREGLSREKAIALMLEQPSMIKRPVLEAEGKLLIGFKPEIYAGTFGD
- the ybaK gene encoding Cys-tRNA(Pro) deacylase, which translates into the protein MSKTTRATQVLSQAGIAFSVHAYDYDPNAERVGLQAAEALGEAPHRVLKTLMAEVDGKPVCVVVPSDREVSMKKLASAFRGKSANMMKPADAERLTGYHVGGISPFGQKKVVPTAIEEATLGEPLVYINGGQRGLQLRLDPKDALKALKAVGASLIA
- a CDS encoding oxidoreductase produces the protein MATMSSTTPIWFITGASSGLGRALAEAVLARGWRAAITARRPDRLSDLTAAHAERALALTLDVTDGRSIAAAVHDAETHFGAIDVLVNNAGYGYLSAIEEGEDAEIRAQFETNVFGLIAVTKEVLPGMRSRRKGHIFNVSSLGGLVAFAATGYYHASKFAVEALSESLSHEVKPLGIDVTILEPGAFRTDWAGRSMVESNTVIEDYAETSGKRRQATRSISGKQPGDPVRAAAAIISAFEADEPPLRLLLGAPALKIARERLDALRANFDAWAETTLSADFPA
- a CDS encoding type II toxin-antitoxin system VapC family toxin → MIAIDTNLVVRYLTGDHPEQSARAREIIDGQAIFVAVTVVLEAEWVLRSVYGYSSSEVAQALRAFGGLSTVTIEDSATIAVAFDLVAKGMDFADALHLTKGAHCAALVSFDRKFLKAAQAAGFETVRQA
- a CDS encoding AbrB/MazE/SpoVT family DNA-binding domain-containing protein codes for the protein MARAESSITTISTKGQVILPKAVRQRREWEAGTRLIVEETPEGVLLKQAPAFAPTDPSDVFGMLPFSGKPKTLEDMEAGIWAEAHRRHDRN
- a CDS encoding succinylglutamate desuccinylase/aspartoacylase domain-containing protein, producing MDVSEIIIPGDTPGTAWRLPVLRFAGRDPKAPKIYVQAGLHADELPGTALLHFLAERLRQAESEGAIAGDITIVPQANPIGAAQSHFGELQGRFDLGSRTNFNRDFPLVSIVDRAALIEDLDDYPATDSLKRQLLHMALGADLVLDLHCDDESLQYAYLDEAFWPEAADLAAALDMQAVLLSDGESSAFEEAVGFAWKYEIPGERQSRLPGRLSVTVELRGQRDVDPMLAKRDTDGLWRFLALRGIVRDEKIAPAEFAGPAVPLDNVEIIRAPEGGAVLFHHTIGDRVAAGALLATIVTRPGQPDGSIDLQAPQDGLILTRTSDRLVRRRGDLMKIVCAKPSKAARKAGTLEN
- a CDS encoding SDR family oxidoreductase, which codes for MVDIRGKVIAITGASSGIGEAAAKVLAAAGAHVVIGARRTDRLETLSGEIAAHGGSVRMRKLDVTDRSEMEAFAGFAKSEFGRLDVIVNNAGVMPLSPLDALKVDEWDRMVDVNIKGVLYGIAAALPIMKAQGSGQVINLSSIGGHSVSPTAAVYCATKFAVRAISDGLRQETDRIRVTVISPGTTTSELADTITDPTAREAMKAFRAITISPEAVANSILYAISQPDDVDVSEIIIRPTASPH
- a CDS encoding LysR family transcriptional regulator; amino-acid sequence: MTDDLEGISVFLAVAEARNFRLAGERLGVTRSAVSQALQRLEDRLGVALIQRTTRSVSLTEAGEAFFDAVRPSIRQVKDAMQMVREMQARPSGLLRLTVSSIAESFLSGTLLAGFMEACPDVKLDITITDDEFDIVEAGFDAGVRLGEVIEQDMIAIPVSKPQRQCAAASPGYLARRGRPRHPRDLQNHACIGWRPRPDTAPYRWEFTENGRDFDVAVDPAVTTNDMGMMIRMACAGAGITFGMVETFQPYIERGDLMPLLEDFCPPFPGFHLYYPRRQRQPLKLRALVDHIGRSRRR
- a CDS encoding MarR family winged helix-turn-helix transcriptional regulator encodes the protein MSETRSKPSESAVSAWTCIIRARERLLGAIEAELKAAGMPPLAWYDVLWELVRSQDGRLRPYEIEERTVLAQYNLSRLIDRLEREGLVRREVFADDGRGRWVAITDAGRTLRARMWAVYAAAIESHVGSKLTEGEAKNITALLARFL
- a CDS encoding methylated-DNA--[protein]-cysteine S-methyltransferase — its product is MVETRHHYLIFETAGGFCGIAWSHAGIVRFQLPTKTAEATERLLLRRLRDAEPGAPTPQVLETVAAVKRYFQGEETDFSDVELDLAGQDAFFRGIYAAARRVGWGRTTTYGALAKELGAGPEAARDVGQAMAKNPIALIIPCHRVLAAGGKIGGFSAPGGSSSKARMLELEGVNLGPPPPAQQSLGF